TCATGGAACAGGGCCAGTGGCTCGACGCCTGGGAGTACGCCTCCGGCGCCACCCTCCTGGCGCAGACCTACGCCCTGCGCGGCCATCACCGCCGCTCCCTCTCGGTGGCTCGCCAGGCCATCCGCGCCCTGCGCGCCCGCCTGGGCGAAGACAACGCCGACCGCCAGTTCGCCACCACCCCCCTGGCCGCCACCGCCCTGGTTGGCATGGTCGCCACCGCCGACCCCGGCGACCGCCGCGCCCACGAAGACGCCATCCAGCGCTACTTTGAGCACACCAGCGATCGCCTCTACTACCACGCGCTCTTCCACCACGCGCTCCTCGTGTACAGCGTTGAGCGCCACCTCCTCGACGCCGAGGTCGACCGCCACATCGAGGGCTTTGAATCCCTCCCGATGAACTTCCCCCGCATCCCCTTCTACCTGCGCTCCTTCTACATCTGGAAGACCTGGCTCTACCTGCTGCGCGTGGAAGAGGCCCTCGACCAGGGCGCGCTCCCCTCCTTTGCCAACCTCGACCACGCCCTGGCGGAGCTCGACCAGGCCGCCAGCGTCCCGCTCTACCGCGCCTACCACGCCCTCTTTAGCGCCTTCGCCGCACTCCACCGCGGCCGCCTCCAGGAGGTCCCCCCCCTCCTCGACCAGGCCCGACACCTGGCCGACCAGGCCGATATCCCCCTGGTCCACTTCGAGATCGCCCGCTGCTTCGCCCTCCTGCACCGCCGGCAGAACTCCCCCGATGTCACCCTGCGCTACCTCCGCCACGCCCTCCAGCTCGCCCAGGACCAGGGCTGGGCGCCGCGCCTGCGCCGCCTGCGCGCCGACTTCTCCGAAGAACTCCGCGAAGCCACCAGCTCCTCGCTGCCCCGCTCCTCCCACACCGGCACCCGCAACTCCCTGACCTCCTCGCAGACCATGAGCGCGCGCACGCAGCAGCATTTTGAGGCCCTGCTGCGCATCCACCAGGTCTTGAGCGATCTGGGCACCCCGCAGACCAAACTCAACCAGGTCCTCGACGAACTCATCGCCATCTTCGGCGCCCAACGCGGCTTCTTCTTTCACGTCAACCCCGACGACGACTCCCACCTGCTGCTGGAGGCCTCCCGCCATGTGGAGCATCGCCAGCACGACGACGCCGACCTGGTCCCCCTCCACCACGACTGGGCCGAGGGCCTGGTTCAACAGGTCTTCGCCACCGGCCGCCCCCTGGTCGTGCACAACGTGCGCGAGGGCGCCCGCTGGGATCAGGAGGCCTTTAGCAATCACCTGCGCAGCGCCATCGCCGTCCCCATGATCTCCCGCGGCAAACCCCGCGGCGTCGTCTACCTCGACTCCTCCCTCTCCGAGGGCGTCTTCGCGCAAAGCGACCTGCGCACCCTCCAGGGCCTGACCAACTCCCTGGCCATCCTCCTGGAGGCTGCCCGCACCACTCGCCTGGAGGCCGAGGTCGCCCGCGCCTCCGAACGCAGCGCCTCACTTTTGGAACACGCCACCAGCGCCGTGCAACTCGGCATGGCCATCGTCGATGCCCACGGAAACCTCTCCACCGCCACCCCCACCCTCCACGCCATGGCCGAGCCCTGGGGCTCGCTCTCCCGCTGGTGGGCCCGGGCCTTTGACGCCTCCAACTGGAAAAACCGCGACTCCGGCCTGGCCTCCGGCCTCAACCTTAAGAGCGCCCTGGCCGACATCCGCACCCCCGACAACCAGCGCCGCGTCTTTGAACTCACCGACACCGGCGCCCAACACCAGCTCCACGAATACGACCAGCATCACGTCTTCTTAATCCGCGACGTCACCTCCCATATCCTGGCCAGCGAAGAGCGGGCGCGCCTCAACCAGGACCTCGAACTCGCCACCGAAGAGGCCTTAAGCGCCAACCGCGCCAAGAGCACCTTTCTGGCCAACATGAGCCACGAGTTGCGCACCCCGCTCAACGCCATCATCGGCTACGCCGAAATGCTCCTGGAAGAGCACTCCCCCGACGAGTTCCCCGACCTGGTCGCCGACCTCGACCGCATCCAGGTCGCCGGCAAACACCTGCTGCGCCTGGTCAGCGACATCCTCGACCTCTCCAAAATCGAAGCCGGCCACATCGAACTCGCCCCCCACACCTTCAATCTGCGCGCCATGATCGACGACGTCGCCGCCACCGCCCGTCAACTCGTCGAAAGCAACCACAACACCCTCTCCCTCTCCCCCATCCCCGACGTCACCCTCTTCAACGACGAAACTCGCCTGCGCCAGATCCTCCTCAACCTTCTGGGCAACGCCGCCAAATTCACCGAAGACGGCGACGTCGCCCTCACCATCACCCTCATCGACGCCCCCACGCGCGCCGACAACGCCAACAACGCCCCCTCACACGACTGGCTCGCCATCACCGTCTCCGACTCCGGCATCGGCATGACTCCCGACCAGCTCGAACGCCTCTTCGAAGCCTTTTACCAGGCCGACCAACGCTCCATCTCCCGCCACGGCGGCACCGGCCTGGGCCTCACCATCACTCGCCGATTCTGCGACCTGATGGGCGGATCCATCCACGTCGAAAGCACCCCCGGCAAAGGCACCTCCTTCACCATCAAGCTCCCCATCCGCATCGATCCCACCCTCGACCCCGATCTCCTGGCCCTGCAAAGCATGGTCGAATGATCCTTTTGCCCCAGGCGCCCCGACTCATCCCACCTCCCAGAGGTCCTCGCGGGTTGTCCCGAGCAGTCTCATCCACCTCCCAGAGGTCCTCTGAGGTAGTCTGGACCATCCTCATCCACCTCCCAGGGTCTCCCACGATGGTCTGATACTAAAATTTGATGCTCACGAGCTCCCTTACGTTGGTACCAGACCAAAAAATAATGCTCCCGAGCTACCTTGAGTTCGTCTGGAGCACTTCACACACGCGCGGCGTTCTTCGATCGCTTCACCCGGCAGCTGACAGAGCCGCTCTCGCTCCCGCTTAACGAAGTGCTTCGTCAGCTGCGCGAAAAGCTGCCCAGAGTCTTTGGCGAGCGCATGCGCGGCTTTCAGCGCATCCTGACGATAGATGCCACCGTGCTGCGACTGCATCAACTGCGCAGGGACGCCTTCCCGGTCTGCCGCACCAACCACAGCCCGACTTCGGCTAAGCTCCATATGGTGATGAACGTCGTCGATGGCTCGCCCAACCACATCCAGCTCACCGATGAGCGCACCGGCGATGTTGTGTTCTGGAGGCGCATCGGCTCGTGGGTGAAAGGCTCGCTGCTGAGCTTCGAACTGGGCTACTACCCCTTCCATTTTTTCCACCGGATCACGCGGTAAAGGGGCTACTTTCTCAACCGCTTAAAGACCAATGCCAACCCGCGGGTCATAAAAGATCTGGGCGGTGGCGCGCGCCATCGCATCGATGTTGCCGGAAAACGGCTTCAGGAGGTTTTGCGAAGGCTTCGACGCAAGACCTTTGAAGCGATTGTCGAAATCGGGTTCTTTAAGCGCTCCTACAAAAGTCAAAAACGCTTTATGCGCCGCCGTTTCGGGTTAATCGCGGTGCGCAACAAGGAGGCCAACACCTACCACGTCTATGTGACCAATACCGACGCCGAGCAGATCACCGCCGGGGACATCACCGACGTCTACGCGCTGCGCTAGCAGGTCGAGTTGCTCTTCAAACAACTCCATCAGATCGGGCGCCTCGGCGAAATTCCTTCGAGCAAAGAACATATCGTTAAAGCCTTGACTTACGGGGCGATTCTGGCGCTGGCACTCTCCAACCGCCTACTCGAATATCTGGGTAAAAAAGCTCGCGGACGAGCGATGCCGACGACCCGATTTGCGGAGGTTTACCGCACGGTTTCGTACCTGCTTCTTCTAGAACTCACCGCTCACTGGCGTCAGGAAGACATCGAAATCTTTGCGATGCTGCTTTACGAGGCTGTCGATCCAAACCTGATACGAGGGCGTTCCAGCGACATTCTTTTGGATTTGCGAGGTGTTGGAGAATGAGTGTTTATGCGGATTTGAGGCTTACGCGAGCACGGATGGATGCTCGTGATATACCGGCGCTCACGATAGTCATCTCCCCTAACCGTCCTACGTTCACACCAAGCACACTAGCAACACAAACCTTAGATTTACCACCTGGACCCATCATCTGTAAACATTTGAAACAAAAACCTACCCCTCTTGCGCGATTAAAATTTCTAAAATAGCGTAATCATATCCACATACAGCAAAAGACTCGCACAAGGAGTAAGTCCAAATGAAAAGAATGCCCTTAGGGGTCGTCGTCGCGACCACATTCACCCTGTTGATAACACTATCCTCTCATGCATGGAGCTATAACCTCCAATCTACCCCTTGGCCATCACACAACTCATTCACTTTCATGATCAACACAAGCTCCTTCACTTCACGGCTAAACGCTTCCTCTCAAAACAACTCTAATCTATCCCTTTCTCAGACCCAGTATGAAAACTGGACTCTTTACGCGCTTGCCCAATGGTCCGCTCAGTCGGGAACAGGATGGGACCACCAATACAACGGAACAACTTCGCTCAGCCCATGTGCTGGATCTGCTCACGGCGACGGGCATAGCGTAATTGGAGGCGGATATGGCTGTGAAGAGCCTGGATGTACCACGTTAGCATACACCTCGCCTATCATCTCTATTTTTGGCAACAGGACTGAAGCTGATATTTGTATATTAGGACTCTCGACTTCCTCCCCGTCTTGGACGCTGGCAGGGACAAGCCTTGGCACTAACGAACTCGATCTCGTTTCAGTTCTAGTACATGAGTTTGGCCACGCGTTAGGAATTGACGACTCTAACGTATATTCAGTTATGCACCCTGGGAATCGATTTCTACGAAACCTGTATGGCGATGACATTAAAGCAGTAAGAGCCGCTTTTCCAGGAAACGCTCCTGTGGAACGTGACCGGCGATACAGACGATATGATCATGCAACTAACTCTTGGGACAACTGGCAGTCAATTCCCGGGACATCTTATTGGCTCGAACCGTCGGGAGCTGTTGGTTATTCATATATTCCCAATGAGACTCTACCTCATCTTGATCGATTAGTCGTAGCATCTAATACGAAGAACGGAGATGCCATACACTTTACTCGAGCAACAACCGACCCCACTGTAGCGCCAACATGGACAACTACAGTAGTCAATCATCCTACATGGCATCGTCCCGCAGTCGCGAGTAGTGGTTATGTGACCCAGCAGTGGGTCAGCGCATGGACCGTTGCCCAAAACGACTATAATGATTGTGGATACATCGATATATTGCACAGCTCATCCGACGCACTTGTATCAGGCACCTATTCGAGGTTATTTCACTGTACAAATATTTCACCAGAGCTTGCTTATGACCATAACTCTGACCGTTTCATCCTTGCTTACATCGAAGGAGCCACACCAAGCGGAATTCAAAATCGCATTGTACTCAGGACATCAAACAATGGCGGCGCTTCGTGGACATCCCCCCAAACCTTATCTATATCCTCGCTCGACACTCCCAGCATAGCATGCGACGCAACCTCTTGCACCATGTCCTATATGCGCGCGAGTGGATCCGACCCCTGGCTAGTTTCCAGAAAAATCAACGTAAACCCAACTACTGGTTACGTTTCGCTCGGAAACTATACACAAGAGTTTACCAGACTTCAAAAACGTCCAACTACCATTTCTAGAGGTATCAATGAATGGATGACGACGATACATAATCCAGGCACGAATCAAAATAGAGCAAACGGGCATGGTCGAATTCGCTATCACAACAGCTCCTCCAATCCCGTTTATTTTGATGGGTTCTTATGGGACTACGCAACCGCTGGAGATGTGTTTCACAACGCATCGCTCGCGGGAGGTTATGAGTATCTTGACTCTTACCTTCTATATATCCACTAAAACCTATAGTTCTAACACGACCTTTAAACCGAGGCCCATAGATGTCAAAAGCAAAACACGTTTTCCCGAGTTACTTCATATTAACGACGTCACTCATGCTGGTTGCGCTGAGCGGGTGTTTGCCGGAGGAAAACTCAGACAGTTCTAGCCAGCTCGCACTAGAGTCTTCAAATATTCACGAAGACCACCCGCCACATAACGAGGTTAAGTCTGAATCTTCAGACTTTATGCAAGCTCAAGCGAGCAATCGTTTAATTGTCGACTCCATGAATATGACAGAGATTGTGGGCGCACACGCAATGGTCCGAGAAGTTTCTCTGTGTGAATATTCTCAACTTTACGATATTGGAGGTGAGTTTGAGGTTGTCGAGATTCGCTCTTCATATGAATCGGACAAAAAGTCATCAAAAGAAGCACCTTCCACGTATATTACATTCAAACTTATCAGTGATTGGTTTAACAACAGCCCCCAAACGGTGGTCGCCCGTATCTCTGGAGGTTACTTTCCAGATGGGCGATATCTGCCGCCGAGGGTTTCATTAGAGAAAGGTGAAGTGATAGCCGCTTTCTTTTACGATGTAGAGCGTTCTGAGAAGCATGGTTTTTATAATAACGGTTACCATCAACTCACAAACCATCTACAGATCTTCCGCGAGGTTTCGGACAACCTGTACTCCAACGGTCAGCATTTCTTCCCCGAAGGAACGCCAATAACCTCTCTCAGAAATAGTTTATTAGAGGCACGCAAGTCACAAGCAAACTGCGAGGTTTCAAATGATCCGTCTCTTAAAGGATACCTTCCCTCTGTTCAGCCTTAATCAGGCACTGTAATTCGCGGGTTTGTTGTAACCTGCAACAGCGGAGGAGGACCTGTTTAGGCCCTCCTCCGCAAAACACTCAACTAAAATACCATTTCCTTTAAACCGCCAAACCCCTACATTCACATAACACCATTCCACTCAAACCTTCCACACACACCCAATTTAAGATTTACGCATTAGAGGCAAAGCCATAAGGCATACTTTAAACCTGTCATTCGCCATGCATTTTACCACAAAAAAGACGAAACATCGGCAACACCATTGCACATATAACAACACCTCCAACATTATTTAACACTGACCAATCGAAGCTGGTGTCGGCCAAGGCGTCCTGCTAAACAGCGGAGAAAGAAGTTCGCATTTCTCTCCCTCCCCGCCCCGCAGCACACCATGGCCCCTTCTAACCCCGACGCCTACATCAGCACCGAGCATCTTGAGCACGACCTCGAGGGCCAATCGGTGCGCGGCGGCACCCTGACCGCGCTGGCCCAGATCCTCAAATCGCTCCTGGAGATGGGCTCGACCTTTCTGCTCGCCAGGCTCATCTCTCCCGAAGATTTTGGCCTCTTCGGCATGGTCATCATCGTCACCGGCTTTCTGACGATGTTCAAAGACCTGGGCCTGGCGATGGCCACCATCCAGCGCGAAGAGATCACCCACGCCCAGGTCAGCGCGCTTTTCTGGATCAACCTGCTTTTGGGCGCGCTGATCTCCCTGGTCACCGCCGGCTCCTCCTGGGTGCTGGCCTGGGTCTTTGACGAACCGAGGCTGGTGCCCATCGCCTTAGGGCTGGCCGGGGCCTTTTTCTTCGGGGGGCTGACCGTCCAGCACGAGGCGCTGCTGCGCCGCCAGATGCGCTTTGGGCGCCTGGCCGCCGTCGAGGTCACGGCGATGGCCATCAGCGTGGGCCTGGCCGTGGCGGTGGCCCTGGCCGGCGGCGGCTACTGGGCGCTGGTCGTCAACTCGGTGGCGCTGGCCGTGGCCAGCTGCCTGGGCGTATGGATCGCCTGCGGCTGGCGCCCCGCGCGCCCGGCCCGGGCCGAGGGCCTGCGCTCCATGCTGGCCTTTGGCGCGGATATGACCGGCTTTAACTTCGTCAACTACTTCGCGCGCAACTTTGACGACTTCCTCATCGGGCGCTTTCACGGCGCCGCGCAGCTGGGCTTTTATCAGATGGCCTACAAGATCCTGATGATCCCGCTGCGCCAGATCAACCACCCCGTGGGGCAGATCGCCATCCCCGCGCTCAGCCGCGTGGTCAGCGACCCGGTGCGCTACCGCCAGATGTATTTGCGCGTGCTCGAAAAGCTCCTCCTCGTCACCATGCCCCTGGGGGCCATTTTGGTGGCCGGCGCCGACTGGATCATTCTCAGCGTACTCGGTGACGCCTGGGCCCCGGCTATCCCAATCTTCGCGGCGCTGGGCTTGTCGATCTTTACGCAGACCATTGGCAACACCACCGGCTGGCTCTTCGTCTCTCAAGACCGCACCCGGGAGCTCTTGCACTGGGGGCTCTTGAGCTCGGGGCTGGTCGCCATCTCCTTTGCCCTGGGCATTTACTGGGGCGCGCTGGGTGTGGCGATTGCCTACACCGCGCTGGGCATCGTCCTGCGCACCCCGCTGCTGTTGTGGTTTGTGACCCGTCGCGGTCCGATCCAGATGGGCGACTTCTACCGCACCGCCTTCATCCCCTTTATCGCCGCGCTCGGCGGCGCCACCGCCATGCTCGCGCTGCGCATCTACCTCCCGCTTAACTCGCCAGTGGCCATGTTCGCCCTGGCCGTCCCCACCTGCCTGATCGGCGCGCTCCTCACCCTGGCTTCGCTCCCCAAAGGCCGACTCGCCATGCGCGACCTCATCGCGCTTGTCGGCTACCTGCGCGCCGGCCGCGACATCAGCGAATCCACTGGAGAGCCCTTGTCCTGATGTGGTAGGTCAGGCGCCTGGCGCCCCGGCCCCCTCGATTCTCACAAAGCACCGCATCGTTTGAGGTTTCTCGTTGAACGTCATCATCTCCAACACCGTCGCCCTCAACGGCGGCGACGCCGCGATCTTGCAGGCCATCGTCGACGCCCTCACCGATGTGCTCGGCGAGGACACCTGTTTTAGCGTCTTCGACAGTCAGCCCGAGATCGCCCGGCGTTATTACCCGGCCTTCGACTTTCAAAAGCTCCTCTACCTCCTGGTTTCCCGCGCCCCCAACGGCCTCGGGCCCCTGATCCGCCCCCTGCAGCGCCGCCGCTTTGAGACAGCGGCCAGGCTCTGGGGCCAGGGCAAAGAGGCCGCCGCCCGGCTGCTCTTAAGCCGCGCCGAGGCCGCCGCGCTCCAGACCTACGCCGAGGCCGACCTCATCGTGAGCACCGGCGGCACCTACCTCGTGGAAAACTACGACATTGAGCCGCGCCTCTTCGACTTTCAGATCGCGCTGGCACTGGGCCGCCCCCTTGTCTTTTACACCCAGTCGCTGGGGCCCTTCCGCGAGCCCAAAAACCAGCAGCGCGTGCGCGATATTTTTAATCAGGCAAGACTCGTCCTCCTGCGCGATGCCCGCTCAAAGGAGCACCTCCTTGAGATCGGCGTGCGCCCTGACCATCTCCACGTCTGCGCCGACGCCGTCTTCGCCCTTGATACCGACGCACTCCCCGCGGCAAAGACGGCCGCCCCCCCGAAAACGAGCGCCGAAGAACGCCCGCTCCAGGTCGCCGTCTCCGTGCGCCACTGGAGCCATTTTGAAGCGCTCTCGACCGACGAGGGCATGAAGCGCTACTGCGACGCCATCGCCGCCGGCGTCACCCACCTGGTCGAGCAGCATCAGGCCGAGGTGACCTTCCTCTCCACCTGCCAGGGCATCCCCGAGTACTGGACCCACGACAGCAAAACCGCCCACGCCATCGTCGACACCCTCCCCGAAGCGATACGGGAGCACGTCAAGGTCGACGAGGCCTTCCACTCCCCTCAAGAGCTCGTCGCGACGCTGGCCACCTTCGACGCCGTCATCGCCACCCGCATGCACATGGCGATTCTCGCGCTCATCGCCCGCGCCGCCGTCTTGCCCGTCTCCTACGAGTTCAAGACCACTGAGCTCTTCGAACGCCTGGGCGCCGGGCAGTGGGTGGAAGACATCAACACCATCGAAGCCGACGCCTTCATTCAGAAGCTCGACGCCCTGCTCGCCGACCTCGACGGCGTCAAAGCGCTGCTCGCAAAGGGCGTCGCCGAAGAGCGCGAGATCGCTCTGGAAGGAGCGCGCAAGGTCGGTGAGCTCATCCGCTCCTGACGCCGGGGTAAGCGTCGGCTTGAGCGGCGAGGTCCCGCATCATCGGGCTCCTGCCAGCGATGCCTCCTCTCCTCGGGCCGGAGGGGCCTGTCACTCGCCAGCGCCCCCGGCCCCACAAAAAAGCGGGCCCCGAAGGGGCCCGCGCGCAGCTCAACGAACTAGCTCTACTCACCCTCGCGGGCCGCTCAATCCTGAGCGAGGCCATGCGGCCAGGCGATGGGCCCCGGTGCCGCGTCGCTCTCGCGCCCCAGACGGCCGTCTACCACCTGTCCCCAGCACCACGCTTCGCCCACCTGCGTGAGCGCACAGGAGTGCATCTCGCCGGTGCCTATCCACGCAAAACCATCGCCCTGATTCACGGCCGAAGGGGAAGCCGCGTCCCCCGTCCTTCCATCTCCAAGCTGACGATCGGAGTTACTCCCCCAACATTGACCTCGGCCCTCTGCATCCACACCACAACTATGTCGTACGCCAGCGGATACCTGCGAATACTCCGCACCGCCGTCCACCAACGCCGGGCTGCGCTCGTGGTAGTGCGCATCATGGTCCGTCACTTCGGTTCCCAGGCGCCCATAAGACCCCGCTCCCCAGCAGTACGCCCGTCCGGCACTCCCGGTATGTACCACCGCACAGGTATGCTCCCCACCTGCGGAGATCTGCAGAAAACTCCAGGAAGATAACGCGTCCACCTCCGTCGGACTCGTCCTGATTGCCTCATCGGCCCCATTGCCCAACCTCCCCGAATCTCCCCGGCCCCAGCAATACGCCTTGCCCTGCGTGCTGATCCCGCAGACATGCTCCCCGCCCGCGCTCACCTGCTCCCAGCTCAGCCCACCGCCCACCAGTAAGGGCGTCGTCACCTCTGACTCATTGCTCTCCACCCCCAGACGCTCCCCCGTGTTGTGCCCCCAGCAGAAGAGATTCGTCCCCCGACGCCCGCAGCTATGCTGCCCGCCGGCGCTCACTTCAACCCAGTCCGTCGCGCTTCCCACACGCTGCGGCGCGGCGACGCTTCCATACTCAGCGTTTCCATTCCCTACCCGACCATATTCTTGCTGCCCCCAGCACCACAGGCTCCCATCGACCTGAATCCCGCAGGTATGCTCTCTGCCGGCGCTGACCTCCTCCCACGCCCCACCCACACGCTGCGCCTGAGACTCCGAGCCCCCGCTTGCCCCCTGCCCCAGCTGCCCCGCGCTGTTGCTTCCCCAGCACCACAGGCTCTGGTCAGCGAGGATCCCGCAGCTGTGAGCACCGCCCACGCTGAGCTGCGTCCAGACCGGGTCGACCATCGCGTAGCTTCGCACCTCCTCCCGACAGTACGACTCGCCAGCCACCTCCACGCACCCCTGCACCTTCAGGCGACTCTCCACCGCGCTGAGCTCCAGCGCGGCGCCCTGCTCGCAGCTCTCCACCGCCACGCAGCTCTCGGTGCCGTCCACCACCGCGCAGAACTCGCAGCTCAAGACGCAATCCTCTCGATCGCACGCACCACGCACCAGGCCCAGGTCCCTGTAGTAACGCTCCCCACTCAGGGGTGCCTCCAGACTCACCCCAAAGTCGCGCACTCGCACAAAGGACGTGCTCTCCTCCACGCGCTCCTCTCCCAACGACGCGCGCACCACCACCTGATGCTCGCCCTCCCCCACCTCCAGCTCAAAACGCCCGTCGGGGCAGGCCACAAAGGCCC
This is a stretch of genomic DNA from Lujinxingia litoralis. It encodes these proteins:
- a CDS encoding matrixin family metalloprotease → MINTSSFTSRLNASSQNNSNLSLSQTQYENWTLYALAQWSAQSGTGWDHQYNGTTSLSPCAGSAHGDGHSVIGGGYGCEEPGCTTLAYTSPIISIFGNRTEADICILGLSTSSPSWTLAGTSLGTNELDLVSVLVHEFGHALGIDDSNVYSVMHPGNRFLRNLYGDDIKAVRAAFPGNAPVERDRRYRRYDHATNSWDNWQSIPGTSYWLEPSGAVGYSYIPNETLPHLDRLVVASNTKNGDAIHFTRATTDPTVAPTWTTTVVNHPTWHRPAVASSGYVTQQWVSAWTVAQNDYNDCGYIDILHSSSDALVSGTYSRLFHCTNISPELAYDHNSDRFILAYIEGATPSGIQNRIVLRTSNNGGASWTSPQTLSISSLDTPSIACDATSCTMSYMRASGSDPWLVSRKINVNPTTGYVSLGNYTQEFTRLQKRPTTISRGINEWMTTIHNPGTNQNRANGHGRIRYHNSSSNPVYFDGFLWDYATAGDVFHNASLAGGYEYLDSYLLYIH
- a CDS encoding lipopolysaccharide biosynthesis protein, whose translation is MAPSNPDAYISTEHLEHDLEGQSVRGGTLTALAQILKSLLEMGSTFLLARLISPEDFGLFGMVIIVTGFLTMFKDLGLAMATIQREEITHAQVSALFWINLLLGALISLVTAGSSWVLAWVFDEPRLVPIALGLAGAFFFGGLTVQHEALLRRQMRFGRLAAVEVTAMAISVGLAVAVALAGGGYWALVVNSVALAVASCLGVWIACGWRPARPARAEGLRSMLAFGADMTGFNFVNYFARNFDDFLIGRFHGAAQLGFYQMAYKILMIPLRQINHPVGQIAIPALSRVVSDPVRYRQMYLRVLEKLLLVTMPLGAILVAGADWIILSVLGDAWAPAIPIFAALGLSIFTQTIGNTTGWLFVSQDRTRELLHWGLLSSGLVAISFALGIYWGALGVAIAYTALGIVLRTPLLLWFVTRRGPIQMGDFYRTAFIPFIAALGGATAMLALRIYLPLNSPVAMFALAVPTCLIGALLTLASLPKGRLAMRDLIALVGYLRAGRDISESTGEPLS
- a CDS encoding polysaccharide pyruvyl transferase family protein: MNVIISNTVALNGGDAAILQAIVDALTDVLGEDTCFSVFDSQPEIARRYYPAFDFQKLLYLLVSRAPNGLGPLIRPLQRRRFETAARLWGQGKEAAARLLLSRAEAAALQTYAEADLIVSTGGTYLVENYDIEPRLFDFQIALALGRPLVFYTQSLGPFREPKNQQRVRDIFNQARLVLLRDARSKEHLLEIGVRPDHLHVCADAVFALDTDALPAAKTAAPPKTSAEERPLQVAVSVRHWSHFEALSTDEGMKRYCDAIAAGVTHLVEQHQAEVTFLSTCQGIPEYWTHDSKTAHAIVDTLPEAIREHVKVDEAFHSPQELVATLATFDAVIATRMHMAILALIARAAVLPVSYEFKTTELFERLGAGQWVEDINTIEADAFIQKLDALLADLDGVKALLAKGVAEEREIALEGARKVGELIRS
- a CDS encoding RCC1 domain-containing protein, whose amino-acid sequence is MCEDSEPGCVNGVWVDLSDAEGGDTDPDVGLDADVDPHPDTDTGELSLTITATPESGGEASVFAGETTSVEVRFECGPAECVTECSHNDGAFVACPDGRFELEVGEGEHQVVVRASLGEERVEESTSFVRVRDFGVSLEAPLSGERYYRDLGLVRGACDREDCVLSCEFCAVVDGTESCVAVESCEQGAALELSAVESRLKVQGCVEVAGESYCREEVRSYAMVDPVWTQLSVGGAHSCGILADQSLWCWGSNSAGQLGQGASGGSESQAQRVGGAWEEVSAGREHTCGIQVDGSLWCWGQQEYGRVGNGNAEYGSVAAPQRVGSATDWVEVSAGGQHSCGRRGTNLFCWGHNTGERLGVESNESEVTTPLLVGGGLSWEQVSAGGEHVCGISTQGKAYCWGRGDSGRLGNGADEAIRTSPTEVDALSSWSFLQISAGGEHTCAVVHTGSAGRAYCWGAGSYGRLGTEVTDHDAHYHERSPALVDGGAEYSQVSAGVRHSCGVDAEGRGQCWGSNSDRQLGDGRTGDAASPSAVNQGDGFAWIGTGEMHSCALTQVGEAWCWGQVVDGRLGRESDAAPGPIAWPHGLAQD